A window of Apium graveolens cultivar Ventura chromosome 8, ASM990537v1, whole genome shotgun sequence contains these coding sequences:
- the LOC141678930 gene encoding NADH dehydrogenase [ubiquinone] 1 beta subcomplex subunit 8, mitochondrial, giving the protein MAGRLSHVASRIMAANGVVSRSTPSSLRLRSGMGLPVGKHIVPDKPLSMNDELTWDNGTAFPEPCIDRIADTVGKYEALAWLCGGLSFFASLGLMAVLNDKASKIPYTPKVYPYDNLRVELGGEP; this is encoded by the exons ATGGCAGGTAGATTAAGCCACGTCGCTTCTCGTATCATGGCAGCAAACGGCGTCGTTTCACGTTCAACCCCCTCATCTCTTCGTCTCCGATCCGGCATGGGTCTCCCCGTCGGCAAACACATCGTCCCCGATAAACCC CTTTCGATGAATGATGAGCTGACTTGGGACAATGGAACTGCATTTCCTGAGCCTTGTATTGATCGAATTGCCGATACTGTTGGCAAG TATGAAGCGTTGGCTTGGTTATGTGGAGGTTTGAGTTTTTTTGCATCACTTGGACTTATGGCTGTTTTGAATGATAAGGCATCGAAGATACCTTAT ACACCCAAGGTTTACCCATATGATAATCTTAGAGTGGAGCTTGGTGGAGAACCATAG
- the LOC141676856 gene encoding uncharacterized protein LOC141676856, whose protein sequence is MGSKVSAMFFICLICMLMALPPIYACGYCAPPYPPYHQPNPPHHGKGGSPKGSPPTHKPPSHKPPTHKPPVHKPPTYKPPTNNPPSYKPPTHKPPSHKPPLHKPPVVLPPIVMPPPIIVNPPIVNPPVVNPPIVVPPIITPPITNPPVIISPPSTQTYPPYTSPPPSGGGGGGGGGGGGRVPGVKPPPISMPTCPINALKLGLCVDLLGGLVHIGLGNPVENVCCPVLQGLLELEAAVCLCTTIRLKLLNLNIFIPLALSVLVTCGITPPPGFICPPLP, encoded by the coding sequence ATGGGTTCCAAAGTTTCAGCCATGTTTTTCATATGTTTAATTTGCATGCTAATGGCGTTGCCACCAATCTATGCTTGTGGCTACTGTGCGCCACCTTACCCACCATATCACCAACCTAATCCACCACACCATGGAAAAGGAGGGAGCCCTAAAGGCTCACCGCCTACTCATAAGCCACCTTCACACAAGCCGCCCACACATAAGCCACCTGTACATAAGCCGCCTACATATAAGCCCCCTACAAATAATCCACCATCATATAAGCCACCTACGCATAAGCCGCCTTCGCATAAACCACCGTTACATAAACCACCGGTGGTCCTGCCACCAATTGTTATGCCTCCACCGATTATAGTTAATCCACCTATCGTCAATCCTCCTGTTGTTAATCCGCCTATCGTTGTGCCTCCAATCATAACGCCTCCAATAACTAATCCTCCTGTAATAATTTCACCGCCTTCCACCCAAACCTATCCACCTTACACTAGCCCTCCTCCATCTGGTGGAGGCGGTGGAGGTGGAGGCGGAGGCGGTGGTCGTGTCCCGGGTGTTAAACCACCACCAATCTCAATGCCAACTTGCCCAATAAATGCACTAAAATTAGGGCTTTGTGTGGACTTGCTTGGAGGTTTGGTGCATATAGGGTTAGGAAATCCAGTTGAGAATGTTTGTTGTCCAGTGCTTCAAGGGTTGCTTGAGCTAGAAGCAGCGGTGTGTCTATGTACTACTATAAGGCTTAAGCTACTTAACCTAAATATATTTATTCCACTTGCTCTTTCTGTACTAGTAACATGTGGGATAACTCCTCCACCTGGTTTTATATGCCCTCCTCTCCCGTGA